One Ictalurus furcatus strain D&B chromosome 25, Billie_1.0, whole genome shotgun sequence DNA window includes the following coding sequences:
- the si:dkeyp-72h1.1 gene encoding protein LBH, which translates to MTEVINTCESTVGDFSASGDQKIGFQIFPESHERYPKLSKRLPSIVVEPTETGEVESGELRWPPDDLSPTVETRDPPAQKAGEDPTAEVEEAGRVSAN; encoded by the exons ATGACAGAAGTAATTAACACCTGTGAATCGACTGTTGGGGATTTCAGTGCATCTGGAGACCAGAAGATCGGTTTTCAG ATTTTCCCAGAATCGCATGAGCGATACCCCAAGCTATCCAAGCGCTTGCCGTCCATCGTGGTGGAGCCcactgagactggagaagtgGAGAGTGGGGAGTTGCGATGGCCTCCTGATGACTTGAGCCCTACAGTTGAAACCAGAGATCCTCCAGCCCAGAAAGCAG GTGAGGATCCGACAGCAGAGGTGGAGGAAGCAGGCAGAGTCTCAGCGAACTGA